A segment of the Prochlorococcus marinus XMU1412 genome:
AGCTAACTAGAGTGATAAATTTCGTGTAAATAATTTCCACCCTATCAGAATTTTCTGAAAGAAATTCAGCTAAAATCTCATTTGTAACTCCTTCAGAGTCCTTAACTGTGGGTACCTGTTCTAGTTCTTTAAAAGTACTTTTAATTACATATCTATCCTTTCTATTTTGAAAATATCCAATAGCTTTCTTCCCTACCAAAATTAAATTTGGCTGATACCCTTGTTTAACTAATTCTGCATATCTTACTTCTACCTTTTTGATAATATTTGTGTTGTAACCACCGCATAAACCCCTATCCGCAGTTATGCAAACCAAGGAAATGTTCTTTACTTCTCTCTTGGATAATAGAGGAGAGTCTACTGCCTCAAATTGTACTCTAGATTGAATATTTTCTAAAACCCGTGCAAGTTTATCTGCAAAAGGTCTACTCTTAAGAACTTGATCTTGAGCTCTCCTAACTTTTGCAGCTGCAACAAGTCTCATGGCCTCCGTTATTTTTCTTGTATTTTTAACGGAAACGATTCGATCTCTAATCTCTTTAAGATTTGCCATTGTATCTCCTTAAATAAATTTAAACTGTGGCAAGCATTGATGATTTAACTTCATTTATCACCTCTTTTAGTGTCGCTTCTAATCCATCATTTAATTTCTTTTCTTTAAGAATCTCTTCTATAAATTCTGCTTTATTTAACTTTAGGTATTCTCTAAGTTCAGTTGCAAATTTAGTAACATCTTCAACAGGAACCTCATCAATAAGACCTTTAACTCCTGCATAAACAACTGCAACTTGTTCTGCAAGGTTTAGCGGAGAGAATTGAGGTTGCTTTAATAACTCTCTTAGTCTTTTGCCTCTTTCAAGTTGTTGCTGAGTTGCTTCATCAAGATCAGATGCAAATTGAGAGAAAGCAGCTAGTTCATCAAACTGTGCAAGTTCTAATTTTAAAGTTCCTGCAATTTTTTTAATTGCTTTTGTCTGTGCAGCTCCTCCAACACGACTAACAGAAATACCAACATTAATAGCTGGTCTTAATCCTGAGTTAAATAAATCTGCACTCAAGAATATTTGTCCATCCGTAATTGAAATAACATTAGTTGGAATGTAAGCTGAAACGTCCCCTGCCTGAGTTTCAATAATTGGGAGCGCTGTCATAGAACCCCCTCCCATTGCATCAGAAAGTTTTGCTGCTCTTTCTAGTAATCTACTGTGCAAGTAGAACACGTCTCCTGGATAAGCCTCTCTTCCTGGTGGCCTTTTTAAAAGAAGAGACATTTGCCTGTAAGCTTGAGCTTGTTTTGTTAGATCATCATAAATAACTAGTGTTGCTTTACCCTGATACATAAAATGTTCAGCAATTGCTGCACCAGTATAAGGTGCTAAGTACTGTAAAGCAGCTGGCTCTGAAGCTCCTGCACTAACTACGACTGTATAATCTAGGGCTCCTCTCTCTCTTAAGACCTCTACGATGTTTGCTACTGATGCTGACTTCTGACCAATAGCTACATAAACACAAACTACGTCTTGACCTTTTTGGTTAATTATTGTGTCAATAGCAATTGCAGATTTTCCAGTTTGTCTATCACCAATAATTAATTCTCTTTGACCTCTTCCAACAGGAATCATTGCATCAATAGATGTAATACCTGTTTGCATTGGTTCATGCACTGATCTTCTCTTGATTATTCCAGGAGCCATTTCTTCAATCAACCTATTATCACTTGTTGGAATTTCCCCTTTCCCATCTATTGGTTGTCCGAGAGGGTTAACAACTCTCCCCTGCATTGCTTCACCAACTGGAACAGATGCGATTTTACCTGTGGACTTAACGTTACTTCCTTCTTGGACACCAAGTGCCTCTCCCATTAAAACGGCTCCAACATTATCATCTTCAAGATTTAAAGCTATACCTTCGGTACCATCCTCAAATTCCAACAACTCACCTGCCATGACCTGATCTAAGCCATATATTCTTGCAATGCCATCACCAATTTGCAGAACAGTTCCTACATTGCTAACACTTACAGATTGGTCGTAATCAGTTATTTGTTGTTTTAAGATTGAACTGATTTCATCAGGGCGTATAGATACCATGGATTTAAGAATTAAAGGTTGATTTAAAAGTTACTTGGAAAGAGTTAAGCCAAGTTTTCTAATTTGTGAAGCAAGGGAAGCATCAATTACTTTTGATCCTACACTGGCGACGAAACCACCAATAAGAGATGGGTCGATTTTAGTTACAAGTTCTAATTTTTCTGTTCCAGCAATATTGATGATCTTTTCGGTAATTAAACCTTTCTGTTCATCAGTAAGCTCGACTGCAGAAGTAACAGTTGCCAAAGCAATATTACTATTTTCTCGGTAAATCTCTAAAAATCTATCAAGAATTGAAGTAAGGATTCCAATTCTTTGCCTATCGGCCAATAATTTTAAGAAATTTAGTAAAGAAGAATTAACCTTATTTGAAAAAATTTCAATAATGATTTTCTTCTTAGCATCTGTCTCTAAAATAGGAGAGGATAGTGCCTTCTCCAATTCAGGGGAATCATTTATTAATTCCAAGAGTTGTTTAACCTCAGAAACCATCTCTTCAGTTTGCGAATTTTCATTCACAACTTGAAGTAATGCTTCTGCGTATGGTGTAGTAACTGAATTTAAAAGTGGCATTAGTTCACCTCAATATTATTAATTGATTGAGTTACCAAATTTTCTTGTGTTGATTTATCAAGTCGATTTGGGAGAGAATCTAAAGCTTTCTTAATTGCCAGTTCAACAGCTTCTTTTCGAAGTTGAGAAATTGCTCTGGATGCTTCAGAGCTCTCATCAGAGATTGCACTTTGTTTAATTCGTGCCATCTCCTCTATAGCTTTTTTCTCACTTTCCATTCTGATTGATTCAGATCTTTTAAGGGAATCTGCTTTTATTTGAGAAGCTTTTTCTTCTGCTGAAGATAAATCTTTCTTCGCCTTTTCTAAAGCTTGAGTTGCATTTAGGAGTCGATCTTCAGCATCTTTTAATTCAAGAAGGATTCCTTCTCTCCTTTTTTGAAGCATTTTACCTAGGAAACCAGGCAAAAATTTATAAAGACCGAAAACTACTACAGCCCAGTTAAGGATATTAGTTTCGAATAAATTGAAATTCAATCCAAAACCTTCTGTAGCTAAAAGAGTTAAATTCATTTTTCTAGAATCAATCTATTAACAATAAGTTCGCTTAGATCATCAGCCTGTTTAGAAAGTTGATCCCGAGCAGCAGATGTCTGACTTTCAATTTCTAGTCTTGCTTTTTCTTTTGAAGCATTTGCTTCATTGTTAGCAAGTTCTAGTGCTTCTTTATAGAGCTTGTCAGACTCATCCTCAGCTTCGCTCACAATTCTTTGAGCTTCTGTACGAGCACTTTGAAGCTGAGTTAATAAATCAGCTTCTAATTTTTTAACCTCAGAAAGTTTATTTTTGGCCTCAATAATATTATTACTTACAAACTTTTCTCTTTTTTCTACAACTTTGCCTACAGGCTTAAAAAAGAGAGAATTTAATATGTAAGTAAGCGCAACTACTTGTATCGCCATTAGAGGCAAAGTGGCATTTATATCAAATAATCCACCTTCTGTAGCACCAAAAAAATTAAAGGCCAACATATGATTCAGTTGAAATTAAAAAATTATATTTAAATATTGCTAATAAGGATAAGAAGCAATATTAACTTTTAGGAAAAAGGATTCGCAAAAAGTAGTACCAAAGCCACAACTAATCCGTAAATTGTTAATGACTCCATGAAAGCGAAAGATAAAAGAAGAGTTCCTCTGATTTTACCTTCAGCTTCTGGTTGACGGGCAATACCCTCAACAGCACCCTGAGCTGCGTTACCTTGTCCAAGACCTGGGCCAATAGCACCTAGACCAACTGCTAAACCAGCAGCTACAACTGATGCAGCGGAAGTAATCGAATCCATAATTTTGAAATAAAGAGCTTAATACTTGTGATAATCTTTGTTGTCATACACGCTTGGACATCCTTTCTTTTAAGAATGGGTCTGATATTTTCAGACCTACGCGATTAGATATTTTGCCAGATTACAGACCCTTTGTAAAAGTGTCTGAATGTATTAGAAGAAAGCTAATGATGTTCTTCAACAGCTTCTCCAATGTAGTAGGCCGCTAAAGTTGCGAAAATCAATGCCTGAATTGCACTAGTAAATAATCCTAAGAACATAACAGGTATTGGGAGAATTAGCGGGACTAAAAAGACTAGAACACCAACTACAAGTTCATCAGCCAAAATATTTCCAAATAGCCTGAAAGAAAGTGATAAAGGTTTAGTAAAGTCCTCTAGAATTTTGAAAGGAAGCATAATTGGAGTTGGGTGAACATAATATTCGAAATATCTCCAACCCTTATTGCTTAAACCTGCATAGAAATAAGAAAGTGAAACCAATAAAGCCAAGGCTATAGTCGTATTGATATCTGCAGTAGGTGCTCCTAATTCTCCACTTGGTAACTTAATCAATCTCCAAGGAATTAAAGCCCCTCCCCAATTACTAACAAAAACGAATAAAAATAAAGTGCCTATAAATGGCATCCAATCTCTATATACTTTTTCACCTATTTGAGTCCTAGCAAGATCTCTTATGTAATCCCAAAGAAACTCAAGCAAGTTTTGAAGGCCTTTAGGATCATTTTCCATTTTTTTAGTTCCTAAAGAAATAAAAACTAATAACGCTCCTAATAAAATCCAAGATGTTAAAAATACCTGCCCATGAATTCTGATATTTCCAATTTGCCAATAAAGATGTTGACCAACTTCTAATGCTGCAAAATTTGTTAGCAAGGAATTAAAAAACATTTGTTTTGAATAAAAATTTACTTAAGAACGTGAAAAATAAAGAATGAGTGAAGGCTTATAAATAAAAAAACCTATCATCGCAGGAAAAATATCCAAAGATCCTAGCTTGCTCGCAAAAATAAAGAGGCAAACTGGAACTAATAGTTGCAATTTTGATACACCTGATGACTCTTTACCAAGTTTCCCTATACTTTTGGCAAGCAAACGTAGGTAAAAAATGCCGGCAATTGCACCTATAAAAATACTAAAACCATAAGTAAAACCTAGAAAAATTCCAGTTATTGATGCTAATAAAATAGAAAAAATAAAAGTAATTCCAAAAATTGTTAATTGCAATTTTGTGTATTCATCATTTTGAGAAAGCAAAAGATTTATTTGATTGGCAATGCCAGATTTACTTTCTTTGATGATGGAATTATTCAGGGATTGAGGAAATTGAACATTCTCATTAGAAGGATGCTCAAGTTTTTTTCTATTTGAGTCCACTGATGTGAACATAGTTTAGAAACCCCCCTCTGAATGGTTTGAAGTAAGTATATAAACTCACGGAATCTATCACGGAGAGGTACCTTTTAGCTAGTTTTTTTCTATAAAAAATTAATTCTTAAGATTTATGATTAATCTATGGACCACTTTTTACTTTTTTCTTCAAAAATAAAATTTATTCAAAGTCATCTTTTTAATTGCTTTAACACTTTAAAACGTTAATAAAAGACTTGGCAAAATCTCAATTAAACGTCTCAATAGTACATATACTTCTAAAAAATTGGAGATAAGTCAAGAAAAAATAAAATACAAAAGAATTTCTAAAAGAAAAAAAACCTTTAGTTATAATTACAAAAAAAATTTAGGCAATTTATTAAGAGAGTCTATTTTTCCATTACCTTGGACTATATGGCCTTATGAGGCAAAAATCCTCATTGTCCTCATTGGAATTTGGTCAATATTAGGAATATGCATACTAGGATCATCAAGTTGGTGGGTAGCTAGTAGGGAAATGGGACATTGGGCTTATTTCCTTAAAAAACAAATCTTTTGGACAATTCCAGGAATTGGTCTATTTTATTTCGTACTTAATACAAACATTAGAAATCTTTTAAAGTTTTCAAGAATTATTTTTTATGTTTTATTATTTTTGATTTTCCTTACCAATTTTACTGGAATTACAGTTAACGGATCTTCAAGATGGCTTGTCCTTGGCAATTTACGTCTGCAGCCATCTGAATTAATTAAACCTTTTCTAATTCTAGAAGCTTCTAATCTTTTCGCACATTGGAATATAGTAAATAATGATAAAAAATTAATTTCAATAATATCATTTGGTTTATTAATTTTATTAATACTAAAACAGCCTAATTTAAGTACTGCATCATTAACTGGAATTCTTCTTTGGGTAATGGGTTTATGTGGAGGAGTAAAACTTAGCTCTCTTTGCTCATTTGCTTCAATAGGATTCATTACTGGATGTATCAGCATCCTTAATAACGAATATCAAAAACTTAGAGTGACTTCATTTATAGATCCTTGGAAAGATCAACAAGAAAATGGATTTCAATTGGTTCAGAGTTTGTTAGCTATAGGTTCAGGTGGTCTATTTGGCCAAGGTTTTGGACTTTCTATCCAAAAATTACAGTATCTACCTTTCATGTATACAGATTTTATTTTTGCCATTTTTGCGGAAGAATTTGGTTTATTGGGGTGTACTTTATTCTTAGGATTTTTAGCAATATTCTCTTACATAAGCCTAAGAATTAGTCTTAAGTGCAGGAACAACTATACAAAATTAGTTGCTATAGGATGTGGTGTATTGTTGACAGGTCAATCAATAATGCATATTGCTGTAGCAACAGGTTCAATGCCTACTACAGGCTTACCACTACCTTTCATTAGTTATGGTGGCAATTCATTAATAGCGTCTTTTTTTATTGCAGGGATGTTACTGAGATGTTCATTAGAGTCAACAGGATTGATTGGTATGATTAATACACGAAAGACTCTTAATTAGTTAGAATTTAAGGGATTTAATTCAAGTTATCGAATCATTTAATTTAGTTATTTCAGAATTATCTCAAAAGGGTAATCTGCTCATGCAGAATGGTCTTAATAGTCCTGGTCCATTTACTATATTTTTGGTTTTCAGCGCAGGACTTTTAACAAGTCTTGGGCCATGTTCATTATCATTACTTCCAGTGACTATTGCTTATATAGGAGGAACAGAGAAAAATAAATTCAAACTTATTAGTTTTTCAGGAGGAGTAGTTTTTTCGCTTGTTGCACTGGGGGCTGCGAGTGGATTCTTAGGTAAAATATATGGGCAAATCCCATCATATTACACTTCACTTGTTGCTCTAATAGCAATAATAATGGGTTTAAATTTATTAGGAATCCTAAAGTTTCAGTTTCCCAATGGACCTGATCTAAAAATAATAGAGGACAAGATACCATCCTTAATAGCACCTTTTACAATAGGAACTACTTTTGGATTAGCCTCTTCACCTTGCATCACTCCAGTTTTAGCAACTCTTCTAGCTTGGGTATCTCAAGCTAAAAACCCGATAATCTCAATTATTTTTTTATTTTTCTTTGGAATAGGCCAAGTCACTCCATTAATTGTTGCTGGAGCCACAGCAGAAAACTTAAAAAAATTTTTAGAACTAAGAAAATTTAGTCAAATAATTCCCACCTTAAGTGGA
Coding sequences within it:
- a CDS encoding F0F1 ATP synthase subunit gamma, whose translation is MANLKEIRDRIVSVKNTRKITEAMRLVAAAKVRRAQDQVLKSRPFADKLARVLENIQSRVQFEAVDSPLLSKREVKNISLVCITADRGLCGGYNTNIIKKVEVRYAELVKQGYQPNLILVGKKAIGYFQNRKDRYVIKSTFKELEQVPTVKDSEGVTNEILAEFLSENSDRVEIIYTKFITLVSCAPVVQTLLPLDPQGIAEENDEIFRLTTKDSKLLVEKSNIEKSESEKLPSDIVFEQSPDQLLDSLLPLYLQNQVLRALQESAASELACRMTAMNNASDNAKELASTLNLTYNKARQAAITQEILEVVGGSAV
- the atpA gene encoding F0F1 ATP synthase subunit alpha; the encoded protein is MVSIRPDEISSILKQQITDYDQSVSVSNVGTVLQIGDGIARIYGLDQVMAGELLEFEDGTEGIALNLEDDNVGAVLMGEALGVQEGSNVKSTGKIASVPVGEAMQGRVVNPLGQPIDGKGEIPTSDNRLIEEMAPGIIKRRSVHEPMQTGITSIDAMIPVGRGQRELIIGDRQTGKSAIAIDTIINQKGQDVVCVYVAIGQKSASVANIVEVLRERGALDYTVVVSAGASEPAALQYLAPYTGAAIAEHFMYQGKATLVIYDDLTKQAQAYRQMSLLLKRPPGREAYPGDVFYLHSRLLERAAKLSDAMGGGSMTALPIIETQAGDVSAYIPTNVISITDGQIFLSADLFNSGLRPAINVGISVSRVGGAAQTKAIKKIAGTLKLELAQFDELAAFSQFASDLDEATQQQLERGKRLRELLKQPQFSPLNLAEQVAVVYAGVKGLIDEVPVEDVTKFATELREYLKLNKAEFIEEILKEKKLNDGLEATLKEVINEVKSSMLATV
- the atpH gene encoding ATP synthase F1 subunit delta, whose product is MPLLNSVTTPYAEALLQVVNENSQTEEMVSEVKQLLELINDSPELEKALSSPILETDAKKKIIIEIFSNKVNSSLLNFLKLLADRQRIGILTSILDRFLEIYRENSNIALATVTSAVELTDEQKGLITEKIINIAGTEKLELVTKIDPSLIGGFVASVGSKVIDASLASQIRKLGLTLSK
- a CDS encoding F0F1 ATP synthase subunit B; the encoded protein is MNLTLLATEGFGLNFNLFETNILNWAVVVFGLYKFLPGFLGKMLQKRREGILLELKDAEDRLLNATQALEKAKKDLSSAEEKASQIKADSLKRSESIRMESEKKAIEEMARIKQSAISDESSEASRAISQLRKEAVELAIKKALDSLPNRLDKSTQENLVTQSINNIEVN
- a CDS encoding F0F1 ATP synthase subunit B', which gives rise to MLAFNFFGATEGGLFDINATLPLMAIQVVALTYILNSLFFKPVGKVVEKREKFVSNNIIEAKNKLSEVKKLEADLLTQLQSARTEAQRIVSEAEDESDKLYKEALELANNEANASKEKARLEIESQTSAARDQLSKQADDLSELIVNRLILEK
- the atpE gene encoding ATP synthase F0 subunit C encodes the protein MDSITSAASVVAAGLAVGLGAIGPGLGQGNAAQGAVEGIARQPEAEGKIRGTLLLSFAFMESLTIYGLVVALVLLFANPFS
- the atpB gene encoding F0F1 ATP synthase subunit A → MFFNSLLTNFAALEVGQHLYWQIGNIRIHGQVFLTSWILLGALLVFISLGTKKMENDPKGLQNLLEFLWDYIRDLARTQIGEKVYRDWMPFIGTLFLFVFVSNWGGALIPWRLIKLPSGELGAPTADINTTIALALLVSLSYFYAGLSNKGWRYFEYYVHPTPIMLPFKILEDFTKPLSLSFRLFGNILADELVVGVLVFLVPLILPIPVMFLGLFTSAIQALIFATLAAYYIGEAVEEHH
- a CDS encoding FtsW/RodA/SpoVE family cell cycle protein, producing MEISQEKIKYKRISKRKKTFSYNYKKNLGNLLRESIFPLPWTIWPYEAKILIVLIGIWSILGICILGSSSWWVASREMGHWAYFLKKQIFWTIPGIGLFYFVLNTNIRNLLKFSRIIFYVLLFLIFLTNFTGITVNGSSRWLVLGNLRLQPSELIKPFLILEASNLFAHWNIVNNDKKLISIISFGLLILLILKQPNLSTASLTGILLWVMGLCGGVKLSSLCSFASIGFITGCISILNNEYQKLRVTSFIDPWKDQQENGFQLVQSLLAIGSGGLFGQGFGLSIQKLQYLPFMYTDFIFAIFAEEFGLLGCTLFLGFLAIFSYISLRISLKCRNNYTKLVAIGCGVLLTGQSIMHIAVATGSMPTTGLPLPFISYGGNSLIASFFIAGMLLRCSLESTGLIGMINTRKTLN
- a CDS encoding cytochrome c biogenesis protein CcdA encodes the protein MQNGLNSPGPFTIFLVFSAGLLTSLGPCSLSLLPVTIAYIGGTEKNKFKLISFSGGVVFSLVALGAASGFLGKIYGQIPSYYTSLVALIAIIMGLNLLGILKFQFPNGPDLKIIEDKIPSLIAPFTIGTTFGLASSPCITPVLATLLAWVSQAKNPIISIIFLFFFGIGQVTPLIVAGATAENLKKFLELRKFSQIIPTLSGIFLVALGLLNLFSNWI